In Gemmatimonadota bacterium, the following proteins share a genomic window:
- the lspA gene encoding signal peptidase II, which yields MSERSRAGLPGFAFVVFLILALDQATKLFVAWSMYPGQSIPVLGDFFRWTFVFNKGAAFGIQLGGRWTFVVVTSMVTVFLVVHFLRSARPVFRGWPMALILGGALGNLVDRVRLGEVVDFIHLSAGGYSWPVFNVADMGISIGVGLIALAVLRAKEPEPPELPGEGGEIGQVVVESPGDRSGERGH from the coding sequence ATGTCCGAACGATCACGCGCCGGGTTGCCGGGGTTTGCCTTCGTGGTGTTTCTGATTCTCGCGCTGGATCAGGCGACCAAGCTCTTCGTGGCGTGGAGTATGTATCCCGGGCAGTCGATCCCGGTGCTCGGGGATTTCTTCCGATGGACCTTCGTCTTCAACAAAGGCGCGGCGTTCGGAATCCAGCTCGGCGGGCGCTGGACCTTCGTCGTCGTGACTTCGATGGTGACCGTCTTTCTTGTGGTTCACTTCCTCCGGTCCGCACGGCCCGTGTTTCGCGGGTGGCCGATGGCGCTCATTCTCGGAGGGGCACTGGGCAACCTGGTGGACCGCGTGCGTCTCGGTGAGGTGGTGGACTTCATCCATCTGAGCGCCGGGGGATACTCGTGGCCGGTGTTCAATGTGGCGGACATGGGAATCTCGATCGGCGTGGGGCTGATTGCGCTGGCCGTTCTCCGCGCGAAGGAACCGGAACCGCCGGAACTTCCCGGCGAGGGAGGGGAGATTGGACAGGTCGTCGTGGAGAGTCCTGGAGATCGGTCCGGAGAGCGCGGGCACGA